GTTCTCGGCGCTGTTGCCAGCGTTCAACAATTCTTGCCGGACATGATCAAGAATCAAAATGGCGCGATTCTGCTGACAGGCGGCAGATCCTCCGTCGTCCCGATGGCATTCATCGGCTCCTTAAGCCCCATGGCTGCGGCCTTGCGCAACTACGCTTACATTTTGAACGAGGAACTGGCAGAGAAGGGAATTTATGCCGGGACAATGACTATATGCTGTCAACTTACACCGGAAATTGTCGATCGTATTGCCGCTCTCTATTGGGACATGTATCAGAAACGCAACCGGGTGGAAGAAATCTTCGGAGAGAACATCCGAATTGAAAAGGGGTTCCCGGTACGGTTCTAAAGCACGAACGGTAAAAGATGAACCATGTCTAATCCAATTTGGCTCTATGTTCTCATCGGGCTGGCGGCCGGATTGCTCTCCGGTCTGTTTGGAATCGGCGGCGGCATCATCATTGTTCCGGCGCTCATTTTCCTGGCCGGTTTCACCCAGCTGCAGGCCAACGGCACCTCCCTGGCCGCTCTGCTGGCCCCGGTGGGCATTCTGGCCGTTATGACTTATTACCGCAACGGCAACGTAGATGTCAAAGCAGCCGTCTTCATTGCGATTGCGTTACTGGTCGCTGCCGCTTTTTCCGCTTACTTCGCGCAGAAGCTCAATCCCGGTTACCTGCGAATCGCCTTTGGTATGTTCATCATCATCATGGGTTGCTATACTGTCTATACCGGAGTATCAAAGCTTTAGGATTGCAAATTGCCCTGTCATTCCAATGAAAACAGGAATCCAGACCAAACCCATAAGTAGTGGATTCCCGCGTACGCGAGAATGACAGACAAGGAGAAACCGATGGAAGACATCCTGAGAATTCTGGAAACCGATGCCCACACCACACCGGAGCAGATCGCCACCATGACCGGAAGGTCAGTCGCCGAAGTGAAAAAGGCCATCAAGCAGGCGGAAAAAGACCGGACCATTGTGAGATATAAAACAGTGGTCAACTGGGAGAAGACCGAAAAGGAAGAGGTCTCTGCCCTCATCGAAGTGAAGATTCAACCGCAACGGGATGTGGGATTTGACGCCATCGCCGAGCGCATATACCGTTTCCCGGAAGCCCGAACCGTCTATCTGCTCTCCGGCAGCTACGATCTGCTGGTGCTGGTCACCGGCAAAACGCTCCAGGAGGTGGCCGGGTTCGTATCCAAGAAACTGGCCACTCTCGAAGCCGTGCAGGGAACCGTCACCCACTTTCTCCTGAAGAGATACAAGGAAGACGGCGAGATCCTGGGAGATGGAGAGAAGCCCAAGCGAGAGCCGCTGACGCTATAAAGCCTGATTTTGATTGTCTTTGCGAGGAGATTCAGGTATAGGTATGCTCCACCCCCATGGAGAGGAGTGCTATGATCATCTCTCACCTGACAGGAAAGAACCACGTGAGTGAATCGCTGTTTGTAAGACAACCATATTGCTTTATTGGCCGAAAACCTTTATTGTATTAATGGAAAACTGAATATTGCATCAGAGGTGCCCGAGCGCAAGCGAGGGCTCAAATGGAGAGCAAGTCCGGTAAAAATCCGGCGCGGTCCCGCCACTGTGAACCCGGTCAACGGGGAAAGCCAGAACCTCAGCCTCTGCAACCTATTTGCGCCTCCGTGTCGAGAGGGGTAGGTTTCCTAAAAAAGACCACCAAAACCCCCTCGCCTCGCTGGCGAGGGGGTTTTTAGTTTAGGAGAGGAGCGCACAACAGATGAACCGAAAATGGATGAAAGCCCTGATCTTGCTTGCCCTGCTGCTGGCACTTGTGCCCTTTGGCGCATGTGACGATTCCGAAGACAAGGATAACGCAATATCACAGGGAATCATCGACAAAGACATTGATTCCACAGTATCACAAAGAATCATCTCGCTGGCACCCAGCAACACCGAAATCCTCTTTGCCCTCGGGCTGGGAGACAAAGTAATCGGTGACACCGATTACTGCAACTATCCCCCCGAAGCCAAACCCAAAACCAAAGTGGGCGGGTTTGCCACCGTCGATTTGGAGAAAGTCATCTCGCTTTCCCCCGACCTGGTACTGGCGGCCAATATTCACAAGGAAACCATTGCCCCGGAGTTGGAAAGGCGAGGGGTGAATGTGGTCATGCTGGACCCAAAAACAGTGGAAGAGGTCCTCGACGAAATCCTTCTGGTGGGCTCGTTGACCGGCGCTGAAGAGCGGGCCTCCCAACTGGTCGCCGAAATGAGAAGCCGCTTCCAGGCCGTCACCGACAAGGTAAGTGCTCTTTCTGAAGACGAAAAGCCGCGTTTTCTGGCCATCGCCTGGCACGACCCGATCTACGCTTCCAGCACCAAGAGTCTGCAGGGTCAGTTGATCGCGATGGCAGGCGGGATCAACATCGCCTATGACATCGGCTCAGAGCCTATCGGTCTGGAGGCCGTGATTGAAAGAAACCCCGAGGTGATTATCGCCTACACGGGACACGGGGAAGCCATGCAAGAGCCCTTCAACTGGGCCAAGAATGAACCGCGGCTGAAAGGAACGGGTGCGCTGAAGTCCGGCCGGGTATATCTACTCGATGCTGACATCATCGGGCGTGGCGGACCGCGTCTGGTGGAAGCTCTGGAACAGGTGGCACAACTCCTGCATCCGGAGTTGTTTGGTTCTCCCGCAAACGAGGCCCAGCCATGAGCAAACGCAGAATCATCTCCCTGGCTCCTTCGAATACAGAGATACTTTTTGCGCTCGGACTGGCCGACGAAGTAGTTGGAGTAACCGAATTCTGTAATTTCCCATTGGAAGCCGGGCAAAAGGAAAAGGTCGGCGGTTTTTCAACAGTCGATGTGGATAGGGTGGTCTCACTTCACCCCGATCTGGTACTGGCCACCGATTTCCACGAAGAGACCTTCGTTCCCCAACTGAGCCGCCGGGGAATAAACGTGCAGGTCATCCGAGCCAAAACAGTGCTGGATACGCCTAAATGCATCGCCTTCATCGGTGAGATCACGGATCGAGAGGAAGAAGCCTCCTATCTGGCCCAAAGCATCGAGGGAGAGATCAAAGCGATAACAGAAAAAATCCGCCGGTTGGACGATTCCAAGAAACCACAAGTCTGCTATCTATGCCTGGATGATCCGGTAAAAATAGCTCGTGCGGCTTGTCCGCCCAACGCATTGATTCGGATCACCGGAGGGATAAACATCGGCAAGGACTTTCCACAAGAGAGGCCGATCACTTTGGATGAGATTGCCAACAAAGACCCGGAGGTGATCATCACGCCGCGGGGACACGGGGAGACGGTTGACCTGCTCACCTACGTGAGGAATCAGACGGTCCTTAAGGAGACCCGCGCTTGCCGAACGAATCGAGTCCATCGCGTCAACGCCGATCTGATCTGCCGCCCCAGGGTACGGGCAGCCAGCGGTCTCGGACTTCTGGCCAGGTATATCCATCCCGAGCTATTCGGACATGCGGAGGCCGTTGAATGAAAGTCTTTGCTTCGTGGAGCGGAGGAAAAGACTGCACTCTGGCAACCTACAAAGCAATCGCCGCCGGACATGAGGTGGTCTGCCTGTTGAACTTCATTTCCGAGGACGGAGAGAGATCGGCTTCTCACGGAATCAAAGCCAGCGTTCTGGCTTTGCAGGCGAAGGCCATCGGCATCCCGATGATTCAGGTGAAGACTTCCTGGGAAGGTTACGAGGGAAATTTCAAAAAGGCGATGGGAGTCTTGAAGGAAACGGGTGTAGAGGGCGGAGTTTT
The Dehalococcoidia bacterium DNA segment above includes these coding regions:
- a CDS encoding SDR family NAD(P)-dependent oxidoreductase; protein product: MKTIAIVGAGPGLGLSIAKTFGKNGFRVALIARRRESLDQMVATLQSHDIEAKGFVADVRDEPSIINAFSAIKAQFGSVDVLEYSPISMEFIPPSQVTTQIARKAFEFQVLGAVASVQQFLPDMIKNQNGAILLTGGRSSVVPMAFIGSLSPMAAALRNYAYILNEELAEKGIYAGTMTICCQLTPEIVDRIAALYWDMYQKRNRVEEIFGENIRIEKGFPVRF
- a CDS encoding TSUP family transporter, giving the protein MSNPIWLYVLIGLAAGLLSGLFGIGGGIIIVPALIFLAGFTQLQANGTSLAALLAPVGILAVMTYYRNGNVDVKAAVFIAIALLVAAAFSAYFAQKLNPGYLRIAFGMFIIIMGCYTVYTGVSKL
- a CDS encoding Lrp/AsnC family transcriptional regulator, translated to MEDILRILETDAHTTPEQIATMTGRSVAEVKKAIKQAEKDRTIVRYKTVVNWEKTEKEEVSALIEVKIQPQRDVGFDAIAERIYRFPEARTVYLLSGSYDLLVLVTGKTLQEVAGFVSKKLATLEAVQGTVTHFLLKRYKEDGEILGDGEKPKREPLTL
- a CDS encoding cobalamin-binding protein, which gives rise to MNRKWMKALILLALLLALVPFGACDDSEDKDNAISQGIIDKDIDSTVSQRIISLAPSNTEILFALGLGDKVIGDTDYCNYPPEAKPKTKVGGFATVDLEKVISLSPDLVLAANIHKETIAPELERRGVNVVMLDPKTVEEVLDEILLVGSLTGAEERASQLVAEMRSRFQAVTDKVSALSEDEKPRFLAIAWHDPIYASSTKSLQGQLIAMAGGINIAYDIGSEPIGLEAVIERNPEVIIAYTGHGEAMQEPFNWAKNEPRLKGTGALKSGRVYLLDADIIGRGGPRLVEALEQVAQLLHPELFGSPANEAQP
- a CDS encoding helical backbone metal receptor → MSKRRIISLAPSNTEILFALGLADEVVGVTEFCNFPLEAGQKEKVGGFSTVDVDRVVSLHPDLVLATDFHEETFVPQLSRRGINVQVIRAKTVLDTPKCIAFIGEITDREEEASYLAQSIEGEIKAITEKIRRLDDSKKPQVCYLCLDDPVKIARAACPPNALIRITGGINIGKDFPQERPITLDEIANKDPEVIITPRGHGETVDLLTYVRNQTVLKETRACRTNRVHRVNADLICRPRVRAASGLGLLARYIHPELFGHAEAVE